The following proteins come from a genomic window of Candidatus Thiodiazotropha sp. CDECU1:
- a CDS encoding Fur family transcriptional regulator, whose translation MSANITSPSTNRDPIKQRLIDSGINLTKQRGIIANTLFARNQHVTAEQLYEMLNQTGARVSKATVYNTLGLFVRKGLVREIFIDASRTFYDSNNSHHHHFYNVDTGDLIDVKDRLAHHFVDQELPEGTAMDVVDLVIRVKNNTSA comes from the coding sequence ATGAGCGCTAACATCACCAGCCCGTCTACGAACCGAGACCCTATTAAACAGCGTCTCATCGATAGCGGCATCAATCTGACCAAACAGCGGGGAATCATCGCCAACACCCTGTTTGCACGCAATCAACATGTGACGGCCGAGCAGTTGTACGAAATGCTGAATCAGACTGGTGCCAGGGTTTCCAAGGCCACGGTCTACAATACCCTGGGGCTGTTTGTCAGGAAAGGGCTGGTGCGCGAGATCTTCATCGATGCGAGCCGCACCTTCTACGACTCCAATAACAGCCATCACCACCATTTCTACAATGTGGACACCGGGGATCTTATCGATGTCAAAGATCGTCTGGCACACCACTTCGTCGATCAGGAACTCCCCGAGGGTACGGCCATGGATGTGGTCGATCTGGTTATTCGGGTAAAGAACAACACCTCTGCTTAG
- the glk gene encoding glucokinase, producing MQILAGDIGGTNTRLALYQANAESQLELLLTETYPSQSYDSIEAVLQRFLTHPSTRVIERVCFGIAGPVIDQVCETTNLPWRVSARRISEQFGFQQTRLINDLEANAWGIPLLEDKDIFTLSPGAERAQGNRSIIAAGTGLGEAGLYWDGERYHPFPSEGGHSDFSPATDLEFGLFQTLQNQHGHVSWENLVSGPGLEAIYDYLSNYRERLTPAWLQGQMDKLGKAQAISSAGLESRDPLCRESLELFTRLYAREAGNHALKIMATGGVYLGGGIAPQILPILQEGIFMEAFLAKGPMRKIMLSMPIQVILNDKAALYGAANYAMLG from the coding sequence ATGCAGATACTGGCCGGTGATATCGGCGGCACCAACACCCGACTCGCACTCTATCAAGCGAACGCTGAGTCACAGCTCGAACTGCTCCTGACTGAGACCTATCCCAGTCAATCCTACGACTCTATCGAGGCGGTGTTGCAACGTTTTTTGACCCACCCCTCCACCCGGGTGATCGAGCGTGTCTGCTTCGGCATAGCCGGGCCGGTTATCGATCAGGTCTGCGAAACCACCAATCTACCCTGGCGCGTATCAGCAAGACGGATCAGTGAGCAGTTCGGATTCCAGCAGACCCGGCTGATCAACGACCTGGAAGCGAATGCCTGGGGTATACCGCTACTTGAGGATAAGGACATTTTCACCCTCAGCCCCGGTGCCGAGCGGGCCCAGGGAAATCGCTCTATCATTGCGGCCGGCACCGGCCTGGGAGAGGCGGGTCTCTACTGGGACGGAGAGAGATACCACCCCTTTCCCTCGGAAGGGGGGCATAGTGACTTCAGTCCAGCCACTGACCTGGAATTCGGACTCTTTCAGACCTTGCAGAATCAACATGGGCACGTCAGCTGGGAAAACCTGGTCTCCGGTCCAGGTCTCGAGGCCATCTATGACTACCTGAGCAACTACCGGGAAAGACTGACACCCGCCTGGCTGCAAGGGCAGATGGACAAACTGGGGAAGGCCCAGGCCATCTCCAGCGCAGGCCTTGAATCGAGGGACCCCCTGTGCCGGGAGTCCCTCGAGCTGTTCACCCGGCTCTACGCCAGGGAAGCGGGAAACCATGCCCTGAAGATCATGGCCACGGGCGGTGTCTATCTGGGTGGTGGTATCGCCCCGCAAATCCTGCCTATTCTGCAAGAGGGCATCTTCATGGAGGCTTTCCTCGCCAAGGGGCCGATGCGGAAAATCATGCTGAGCATGCCGATCCAGGTCATCCTCAATGATAAAGCCGCCCTCTATGGAGCAGCGAACTACGCCATGCTGGGGTAG
- a CDS encoding cytochrome-c peroxidase, producing the protein MIRKQIATFSLLLGLSTALFAMDEPIKPIKPVQNINLGQVELGKKLYFDPRLSKSGFISCNSCHNLSMGGTDNLKTSIGHNWQQGPINAPTVLNSSLNVAQFWDGRAADLKAQAGGPIANPGEMAFTHTLAIDVLTSIPEYVMEFKQVFGTDKIAIDEVTQAIAEFEKTLVTPNSRFDQWLLGDKQALSQDEMAGYKLFKESGCVSCHNGEAVGGNSFQKMGVVEPYKAKSPAEGLSAVTGKDADRFKFKVPTLRNVEMTYPYFHDGEAETLTEAVDVMGRLQLGKKFSEQENAQIVAFLKSLTGDQPAFLMPILPPSTDKTPEPKPFD; encoded by the coding sequence ATGATACGTAAACAAATTGCTACATTTTCACTCTTGCTGGGACTATCAACCGCGCTTTTCGCTATGGATGAGCCCATAAAGCCGATCAAGCCGGTACAGAATATCAACCTGGGTCAGGTCGAACTGGGCAAGAAGCTCTACTTCGATCCCCGTCTGTCCAAGTCTGGATTCATCTCCTGCAACTCCTGCCACAATCTCAGCATGGGCGGTACCGACAACCTGAAAACCTCTATCGGCCACAACTGGCAGCAGGGTCCAATCAATGCGCCGACGGTGCTCAATTCCAGTCTCAATGTCGCCCAGTTTTGGGATGGCAGGGCGGCCGATCTCAAGGCGCAGGCGGGTGGGCCCATTGCCAATCCTGGTGAGATGGCATTTACCCATACCCTGGCTATCGATGTGCTGACCTCGATACCTGAGTATGTAATGGAGTTCAAGCAGGTCTTCGGTACCGATAAGATCGCCATTGACGAGGTCACCCAGGCCATCGCCGAGTTTGAGAAGACCCTGGTAACGCCAAACTCCCGCTTTGATCAATGGCTGCTAGGGGATAAACAGGCCCTCTCACAGGATGAGATGGCCGGTTACAAGCTGTTCAAAGAGAGCGGCTGTGTGAGCTGTCACAATGGTGAGGCGGTTGGCGGTAACTCGTTCCAGAAGATGGGTGTAGTGGAACCCTACAAGGCAAAGAGTCCGGCAGAGGGTTTGAGCGCCGTAACCGGTAAGGATGCGGATCGCTTCAAGTTCAAGGTGCCAACCCTGCGCAACGTGGAGATGACCTATCCCTACTTCCACGACGGCGAGGCGGAAACATTGACCGAGGCAGTGGATGTCATGGGCAGGTTGCAGCTGGGTAAGAAGTTCTCTGAGCAGGAGAATGCCCAGATCGTCGCCTTCCTGAAGAGCCTGACCGGTGATCAGCCAGCGTTCCTGATGCCGATCCTGCCGCCCTCCACCGACAAGACACCGGAACCCAAACCCTTCGATTGA
- a CDS encoding heterodisulfide reductase-related iron-sulfur binding cluster — MAAPSNQREGNLEAPTRHPIDWKNPDYYNEEMLMAELERVFDLCHGCRRCVSLCQSFPTLFDLVDESETMEVDGVDKNDYWQVVDHCYLCDLCYMTKCPYVPPHDWNIDFPHLMLRGKAVKYKKGDVKLRDRLLTSTDNLGKLAGIPVVAGVVNRFNQAKNFREILDHSLGVHPEAKLPEFHAKPLRKRLAERINSAAEGTPAGATKGKVALFSTCYGNYNEPHVGEDLVAVFEHNDIPVTIAEKEQCCGMPKLELGNLDAVEAAKDANIPVLAKLVDAGWDIVAPVPSCALMFKQELPLLFPDDPAVKKVADAIFDIFEYLMIRHKNGLLKTDFSQGLGKVAYHAACHQRVQNIGAKTKELLSLIPDTQVSAIERCSGHDGTYAVKSEFHQHAMKIGKPVVNRVKQAEADHYGSDCPMAGHHIENGLRDGSVPEHPISLLRLAYGL; from the coding sequence ATGGCAGCACCCAGCAACCAGAGAGAAGGTAATCTGGAAGCCCCGACACGGCATCCAATCGACTGGAAGAACCCAGACTATTACAACGAAGAGATGCTCATGGCAGAGCTAGAGCGAGTGTTTGATCTGTGCCATGGGTGTAGACGCTGCGTCAGTCTCTGCCAAAGCTTTCCAACCCTGTTCGACCTGGTGGACGAGTCGGAGACCATGGAGGTCGATGGGGTCGATAAAAACGACTATTGGCAGGTAGTCGATCACTGCTATCTCTGCGACCTCTGCTACATGACCAAGTGCCCCTACGTGCCGCCCCATGACTGGAACATCGACTTTCCTCACCTGATGCTGCGCGGCAAGGCCGTCAAGTATAAGAAGGGTGATGTGAAGCTTCGCGACCGGCTCCTCACCAGCACCGACAACCTGGGTAAACTGGCAGGCATCCCTGTGGTTGCCGGGGTGGTGAACCGTTTTAACCAGGCAAAGAATTTTCGCGAGATACTCGATCACTCACTGGGTGTTCATCCCGAAGCGAAATTACCCGAATTTCATGCCAAGCCGCTACGCAAGCGTCTGGCCGAGAGAATCAACAGCGCTGCCGAGGGAACACCTGCCGGCGCCACCAAAGGCAAGGTAGCCCTGTTCAGCACCTGCTACGGCAACTATAACGAGCCCCACGTCGGTGAGGACCTGGTAGCCGTCTTCGAACACAACGACATCCCCGTCACCATTGCCGAAAAGGAGCAGTGCTGTGGCATGCCAAAGCTGGAGCTGGGTAATCTCGATGCCGTGGAGGCAGCCAAAGACGCCAATATCCCGGTCCTGGCCAAACTGGTCGATGCCGGATGGGATATCGTGGCGCCCGTCCCCTCATGCGCATTGATGTTCAAACAGGAGCTGCCATTGCTGTTCCCGGATGATCCGGCGGTGAAAAAGGTGGCGGATGCCATCTTCGATATCTTCGAATACCTGATGATCCGGCATAAAAACGGCCTCCTGAAGACCGACTTCAGTCAGGGGCTGGGCAAGGTCGCCTATCATGCCGCCTGCCATCAGCGGGTACAGAATATCGGCGCAAAAACCAAGGAACTGCTCAGCCTGATCCCGGATACGCAGGTCAGCGCCATCGAGCGCTGTTCAGGCCACGACGGTACCTATGCGGTCAAGAGCGAGTTTCATCAACATGCGATGAAGATCGGCAAACCGGTGGTCAACCGGGTCAAACAGGCAGAGGCCGACCACTACGGCAGTGACTGCCCGATGGCGGGCCACCATATCGAAAACGGCCTGCGTGACGGTAGTGTTCCGGAACATCCGATCAGTCTGTTACGCCTCGCATACGGTCTTTAA
- a CDS encoding patatin-like phospholipase family protein yields MRIRQLAFCLFCPALMLSAFLGVALAADSGVAEWASEKPRPTIGLVLSGGGARGAAHVGVLKVLEELRIPIDYIAGTSMGAIVGGLYASGMTAEALERVVGLADWGRLLSDRPPRSQRSFRRKSDDVGFLVDFDVGLDESGLIFPGGLVQGQNLEMEMKRLTLPVIKIEDFDKLPIPFRAIATDLVSGEEVVLDSGDLATAMRASMSAPGIFKPVRSQDRILVDGGIVNNVPIDVVREMGADILIVVDVGFPLLAETQLNSALGITKQMLTILINARAKDQIALLTTDDLLISPELGDLGSEEFQRMKEAQQLGKEKAMELARTLAQHSISKQSYLAYRRGIQGVRQGLPRVDNVIVENESKLSPKVIAERLAEQQDGALNVDQLESDIADIYGLDTFETVTYDIMDEGGETNLAVRAREKSWGPNYLRFGINLEDDFEGESNYNFAVRFTRTEINEKGGEFRAELQIGESPRLFAELYQPLDYASRWFINPYFVYQRENSTLFQDGLRIAQFLSTSTTFSFDGGRQLGNWGEIRIGLSRSRVDDALRVGQPALQNGSTDIYGISTGFSYDTIDRVAIPRSGLNLSLGWSSIRQNFGSDIAFEVAGLFFLKPQTWGDHTLLHWWDISGTTRDETAGVKPLSLGGLFNLSGYAAGELVGKHSAIGRLLYYHRLGKQAMPVFSTPVYLGGSIEAGNVWQSRDEISADNTLLAGSIFIVFDTLLGPIYVAYARAEDNHQSAYLFLGQTF; encoded by the coding sequence ATGAGGATAAGACAGCTGGCGTTCTGTCTCTTCTGCCCGGCGCTGATGCTGAGTGCTTTTCTCGGTGTTGCGCTGGCAGCCGACAGTGGCGTTGCTGAATGGGCGTCAGAAAAGCCCCGCCCAACTATCGGCCTGGTACTTAGCGGTGGCGGGGCGCGAGGTGCCGCTCATGTGGGTGTTCTCAAGGTGCTCGAAGAGTTGCGGATACCGATCGATTACATTGCTGGCACAAGCATGGGGGCGATCGTTGGGGGCCTGTATGCATCAGGTATGACCGCCGAAGCATTGGAACGGGTTGTTGGCCTGGCCGACTGGGGGAGGCTGCTTAGCGATCGACCCCCACGCTCCCAGCGATCTTTTCGCCGCAAGAGCGACGATGTAGGCTTTCTGGTCGATTTCGATGTGGGTTTAGACGAGTCTGGCTTGATCTTTCCCGGAGGGCTTGTGCAAGGACAAAACCTCGAAATGGAGATGAAACGCCTGACGCTCCCGGTGATAAAAATTGAAGATTTCGACAAATTACCAATCCCGTTTCGTGCCATAGCCACAGACCTAGTCAGTGGTGAGGAGGTGGTCCTCGATTCCGGTGACCTGGCAACGGCAATGCGCGCCAGCATGTCGGCGCCGGGTATATTCAAACCGGTTAGAAGCCAGGATCGAATATTGGTGGATGGTGGCATAGTCAACAATGTACCGATCGATGTGGTACGTGAAATGGGAGCCGATATTCTGATCGTCGTAGATGTGGGCTTCCCGCTGCTGGCGGAAACGCAACTCAATTCCGCCCTGGGTATCACAAAACAGATGTTGACGATTCTTATCAATGCCCGGGCGAAGGATCAAATCGCCCTGTTAACAACGGATGATCTCCTGATCTCACCCGAGCTTGGTGATTTGGGATCGGAGGAGTTTCAGCGGATGAAGGAGGCGCAACAACTGGGCAAGGAGAAGGCAATGGAGTTGGCGCGAACCCTGGCGCAGCATTCTATCTCGAAGCAATCCTATTTGGCTTACAGAAGAGGTATCCAGGGTGTGCGGCAGGGTCTGCCACGGGTCGACAACGTCATTGTTGAAAATGAATCAAAACTCTCCCCCAAGGTTATCGCTGAGCGTTTGGCTGAGCAACAAGATGGTGCCCTGAATGTGGATCAGCTGGAATCGGATATTGCCGATATCTACGGCCTGGATACCTTCGAGACGGTTACCTATGACATTATGGATGAAGGCGGAGAAACCAACCTGGCCGTACGTGCCAGGGAAAAGAGTTGGGGGCCTAACTACTTGCGATTCGGCATCAACTTGGAAGACGATTTCGAAGGTGAGAGCAACTACAATTTTGCCGTACGATTCACGCGTACGGAAATCAATGAAAAGGGCGGGGAGTTTCGTGCAGAGCTCCAGATAGGAGAATCGCCGCGCCTGTTTGCGGAGCTCTATCAGCCACTTGACTACGCATCACGCTGGTTCATAAATCCTTATTTCGTCTATCAGAGAGAGAACTCTACCCTGTTCCAGGATGGATTGCGGATCGCCCAATTTCTTTCAACTTCAACCACCTTCTCATTTGACGGAGGTCGCCAACTCGGTAATTGGGGAGAGATCCGGATCGGGTTAAGTCGCTCCCGCGTCGATGATGCATTGCGGGTGGGTCAGCCCGCTTTGCAAAATGGATCGACTGATATCTATGGCATATCCACGGGATTTTCATATGACACCATCGATAGAGTGGCGATACCCAGGTCGGGTTTGAACCTTTCCCTCGGCTGGTCGAGCATTCGTCAGAACTTCGGTTCGGATATCGCCTTTGAGGTTGCGGGACTGTTTTTTTTAAAACCCCAGACCTGGGGTGATCACACGCTTCTGCACTGGTGGGATATTAGCGGCACCACAAGAGATGAAACAGCCGGGGTGAAACCACTTTCTCTTGGCGGCCTGTTTAACTTGTCGGGATATGCAGCGGGCGAGCTGGTGGGGAAACATTCCGCAATAGGACGCCTGCTCTATTATCATCGGCTTGGAAAGCAGGCCATGCCTGTTTTCAGTACACCGGTCTATCTGGGAGGTTCCATTGAGGCAGGTAACGTATGGCAATCCAGGGATGAAATCTCTGCCGATAATACCCTGCTTGCCGGTAGTATCTTTATTGTGTTCGATACCTTGCTGGGTCCCATATACGTGGCATATGCAAGGGCAGAGGATAACCACCAATCGGCCTATCTTTTTCTTGGTCAGACATTTTAG
- a CDS encoding encapsulin-associated ferritin-like protein: protein MSNEGYHEPIEQLSDDTRDMHRAIVSLMEELEAVDWYNQRVDACSDANLRAILAHNRDEEKEHAAMVLEWIRRKDPSFDKELKDYLFTDKPIAHE from the coding sequence ATGTCGAACGAAGGCTACCATGAACCCATTGAACAACTGAGCGACGATACCCGTGATATGCATCGGGCGATTGTTTCACTGATGGAGGAACTCGAGGCGGTCGACTGGTATAACCAACGGGTGGATGCCTGTAGCGATGCAAATCTTCGGGCCATCCTCGCCCATAACAGAGATGAGGAGAAAGAGCACGCTGCCATGGTACTGGAGTGGATCAGACGCAAAGACCCCAGCTTCGACAAAGAGTTGAAAGACTACCTCTTCACTGACAAGCCCATTGCTCACGAATAA
- the uvrD gene encoding DNA helicase II yields MDVSPILDPLNDAQREAVTAPIGNLLVLAGAGSGKTRVLVHRIAWLLAAEAVSPWSILAVTFTNKAAKEMRYRIEDLLGQPLGGMWVGTFHGLAHRLLRAHWKEAGLPQSFQILDSDDQFRLIKRLLKNLDLDEARWPPRQIQWFINGRKDEGLRAQHLDDGGDPYQQQMIRLYSEYQGACERGGQVDFAELLLRAHELWRDRPDILQHYQQRFQHVLVDEFQDTNSIQYAWLRMLAGPRNNLFVVGDDDQSIYGWRGARVENIQSFQSHYESATLVRLEQNYRSSGNILNAANALINNNPSRLGKQLWTQDSEGEPIKLYAAFNEIDEARFVVERIRQFVDEGNSRSEAAILYRTTAQSRLFEEALLQAAIPYRVYGGLRFFERAEIKDALAYLRLINTSQDDGAFERAVNMPPRGIGPKTMDAVRAHARDFDCSLWQAACDLLQGGAMAKRAATALQGFLDLMDELRLNCANLSLPEKVEQALQASGLPDHFDKSRDGKGIDRKENLEELVNATRQFGYEANAEEELDELSTFLSHAALEAGEAQGDPAEPCVQLMTLHSAKGLEFPLVFLVGMEEGLFPHSMSADDPARLEEERRLCYVGVTRAMRELYLCHAESRRLHGSDSYPLPSRFIREMPAELMSEVRAGPATSHPIYGSPPHLEVAELSGFSLGQRVRHSKFGEGVVLNAEGQGRSARVQVNFEEVGSKWLVVAYANLSPC; encoded by the coding sequence ATGGATGTTTCTCCCATACTCGATCCTCTGAACGACGCGCAGCGTGAGGCGGTAACCGCACCCATCGGCAATCTGTTGGTGCTGGCAGGGGCAGGCAGTGGCAAGACCCGGGTCCTGGTGCACCGCATCGCCTGGCTGTTGGCGGCAGAGGCCGTATCGCCCTGGTCGATTCTGGCGGTCACCTTCACCAACAAGGCGGCGAAGGAGATGCGTTACCGCATCGAGGATCTGCTTGGTCAGCCGCTGGGGGGGATGTGGGTCGGTACCTTTCATGGATTGGCCCACCGCCTGTTGCGGGCCCATTGGAAAGAGGCGGGTCTGCCTCAGAGCTTTCAGATACTCGATTCCGACGATCAGTTTCGACTCATCAAGCGGCTGTTGAAAAACCTGGATCTGGATGAGGCTCGATGGCCGCCACGACAGATCCAATGGTTCATCAATGGGCGCAAGGATGAGGGGCTGCGCGCGCAGCATCTGGATGATGGGGGTGATCCCTATCAACAGCAGATGATCCGTCTCTACAGTGAGTATCAGGGTGCCTGTGAGCGGGGCGGCCAGGTCGATTTTGCGGAGCTGTTGCTGCGCGCCCATGAGCTATGGCGGGACAGGCCGGATATCCTGCAGCACTATCAGCAGCGCTTTCAACATGTACTGGTGGATGAGTTTCAGGATACCAACTCGATCCAGTACGCCTGGCTCAGGATGCTTGCCGGTCCACGTAACAATCTCTTCGTGGTGGGTGATGACGATCAGTCCATCTATGGCTGGCGCGGCGCCCGGGTGGAGAATATCCAGAGCTTCCAGTCCCACTATGAATCAGCAACCCTGGTGCGCCTGGAGCAGAACTACCGTTCCAGCGGGAATATCCTGAATGCCGCCAATGCCCTGATCAACAACAATCCTTCGCGTCTGGGCAAGCAGTTATGGACCCAGGACAGTGAGGGTGAGCCGATCAAGCTCTATGCCGCCTTCAACGAAATCGATGAGGCGCGTTTTGTGGTGGAGAGAATCAGGCAGTTTGTGGATGAGGGCAACAGCCGCTCGGAGGCGGCCATACTCTACCGCACCACCGCCCAGTCACGTCTCTTCGAGGAGGCGCTGCTGCAGGCCGCCATCCCCTATCGTGTCTACGGCGGCCTGCGTTTCTTCGAGCGGGCGGAGATCAAGGATGCCCTCGCCTACCTGAGACTGATCAATACGTCTCAGGATGACGGGGCCTTCGAGCGGGCGGTCAATATGCCCCCGAGAGGGATCGGTCCCAAGACCATGGATGCGGTGCGCGCCCATGCCAGGGATTTCGACTGCTCCCTGTGGCAGGCGGCTTGCGATTTATTGCAAGGTGGGGCGATGGCAAAGCGGGCGGCAACGGCATTGCAGGGTTTTCTCGACCTGATGGATGAGCTTCGCTTGAATTGTGCAAACCTTTCCCTGCCTGAAAAGGTCGAGCAGGCGCTGCAAGCCAGTGGACTACCCGACCACTTTGACAAGAGCCGTGATGGCAAGGGTATCGACCGTAAGGAGAATCTGGAGGAGCTGGTCAACGCCACCCGTCAGTTTGGCTATGAGGCCAATGCAGAGGAAGAGTTGGATGAGCTCTCCACCTTTCTCTCCCACGCCGCGCTGGAGGCGGGTGAAGCACAGGGGGATCCCGCGGAGCCCTGTGTCCAGTTAATGACCCTGCACTCCGCCAAAGGACTTGAGTTTCCCCTGGTTTTCCTGGTCGGTATGGAAGAGGGACTGTTTCCCCACAGCATGTCGGCGGATGATCCGGCGCGTTTGGAGGAGGAGCGGCGGCTCTGCTATGTGGGGGTAACCCGCGCCATGCGTGAACTCTATCTCTGTCATGCCGAGAGCCGGCGACTGCACGGTAGTGACAGCTATCCTCTCCCGTCCCGTTTTATTCGGGAAATGCCGGCTGAATTGATGTCGGAGGTGCGGGCCGGTCCCGCCACCAGCCATCCCATATATGGCAGTCCGCCCCACCTGGAGGTGGCTGAGCTGAGTGGATTCAGTCTTGGCCAGCGGGTGCGTCATAGCAAGTTTGGTGAGGGTGTTGTGTTGAATGCGGAAGGCCAGGGCCGCAGCGCCCGGGTGCAGGTGAATTTCGAAGAGGTCGGGAGCAAATGGCTGGTGGTGGCCTATGCCAATCTTTCTCCCTGTTGA
- a CDS encoding rubrerythrin family protein: protein MELKGSQTEQNLKDAFAGESQANRRYLYFASKADIEGYNDVAALFRSTAEGETGHAHGHLEYLEQCGDPATGMPIGPTGDNLKAAVAGETHEYTDMYPGMAKTARDEGFDEVADWFETLAKAERSHANRYQKALDEMD, encoded by the coding sequence ATGGAACTCAAAGGTAGTCAGACTGAGCAAAATTTAAAAGACGCTTTCGCCGGAGAATCCCAAGCTAATCGCCGCTATCTCTACTTCGCCTCCAAGGCCGACATAGAGGGTTACAACGACGTCGCTGCCCTGTTCCGCTCCACCGCGGAAGGTGAAACCGGCCACGCTCATGGTCATCTGGAATATCTGGAGCAGTGTGGCGATCCTGCCACTGGCATGCCCATCGGCCCAACCGGAGACAACCTGAAGGCAGCCGTCGCCGGGGAGACCCATGAGTACACCGATATGTATCCCGGTATGGCCAAGACCGCCCGCGACGAGGGATTCGACGAGGTTGCTGACTGGTTCGAGACCCTGGCAAAGGCGGAACGCTCCCACGCAAACCGTTACCAAAAGGCATTAGACGAAATGGATTGA
- a CDS encoding antibiotic biosynthesis monooxygenase family protein, protein MFIVANRVPVAAGYQEMFEARFRKRAGQIEKQPGFVRMQVLQPAKPVLPYVVLTTWQDKASFEGWVGSEDFRNAHANPMPKEAFDGEGAIEMHEVIISAEAG, encoded by the coding sequence ATGTTCATTGTCGCCAATCGCGTCCCTGTTGCCGCAGGCTACCAGGAGATGTTCGAGGCGCGTTTTCGCAAGCGCGCGGGCCAGATCGAGAAACAGCCAGGTTTTGTACGCATGCAGGTTCTGCAGCCGGCAAAGCCGGTGCTGCCCTATGTCGTTCTCACCACTTGGCAAGACAAGGCCTCATTCGAAGGTTGGGTGGGCAGCGAGGACTTTCGTAACGCCCATGCCAATCCGATGCCGAAGGAGGCCTTCGATGGTGAAGGTGCCATCGAGATGCACGAAGTGATCATCAGCGCCGAGGCTGGCTGA